In a genomic window of Brassica rapa cultivar Chiifu-401-42 chromosome A10, CAAS_Brap_v3.01, whole genome shotgun sequence:
- the LOC103845331 gene encoding transcription initiation factor IIA subunit 1 — MDASNTSDAYIRITNDVISKSRNDLVFTGELDESVLTELHSIWRRKMIQAGVIRGTIETSSPPIQNPNPLHGYAQNKSGIDSDPQFPSTELSMSIKNEGEGLYIPQQDGASDDIKPSAFAPHDDDDESLNEDDDYEEDDINDDEDIPHLIMCQFDYVKKRKNKWECKLKAGVMQINEKNILFSETKGDFTF; from the exons ATGGACGCGAGCAATACAAGCGACGCCTACATTAGAATCACCAACGATGTTATCAGCAAGTCTCGAAACGACCTCGTCTTCACTGGAGAACTCGATGAGTCTGTTCTTACCGAGCTTCATTCG ATTTGGAGAAGGAAGATGATACAAGCCGGAGTCATAAGAGGAACCATAGAAACATCTTCTCCTCCGATTCAGAATCCAAATCCTTTGCATGGATATGCTCAGAATAAGAGTGGGATTGACTCTGATCCGCAGTTTCCATCCACG GAGCTTTCGATGTCGATAAAGAACGAGGGTGAAGGACTTTACATTCCTCAGCAAGATGGTGCTAGTGATGATATAAAGCCAAGCGCTTTTGCTCCTCATG atgatgatgatgaaagtTTGAACGAGGATGATGATTATGAGGAAGATGATATCAATGATGATGAGGATATTCCGCATTTGATCATGTGTCAGTTTGATTAT GTAAAGAAGCGTAAGAACAAGTGGGAGTGCAAACTCAAAGCTGGGGTTATGCAAATCAACGAAAAGAACATTCTTTTCTCTGAG accaAAGGAGATTTTACCTTCTAA
- the LOC103845329 gene encoding D-xylose-proton symporter-like 3, chloroplastic: MAFAISTQSHFAIRPLQLNQFKNSCPRAFLGSCFKPRPDSSYLRSKELPKLGLVPRHRQKFQVGVGTGGELADSGEVADSVASDAPESFSWSSVILPFIFPALGGLLFGYDIGATSGATLSLQSATLSGTTWFNLSPVQLGLVVSGSLYGALLGSTLVYGIADFLGRRRELIIAAGLYLLGSLITGCAPDLNVLLLGRLLYGLGIGLAMHGAPLYIAETCPSQIRGTLISLKELFIVLGILLGFSVGSFEIDVVGGWRYMYGFGTPVALLMGLGMWSLPPSPRWLLLRAVQGKGALQEYKDKAMVALSKLRGRPPGDKLSEKLVDDALLSVKTAYEDEEKSGGNFLEVFQGPNLKALTIGGGLVLFQQITGQPSVLYYAGSILQTAGFSAAADATRVSVIIGVFKLLMTWVAVAKVDDLGRRPLLIGGVSGIAISLFLLSAYYKFLGGFPLVAVGALLLYVGCYQISFGPISWLMVSEIFPLRTRGRGISLAVLTNFGSNAIVTFAFSPLKEYLGAENLFLLFGAIALVSLLFVVLVVPETKGLSLEEIESKILK; encoded by the exons ATGGCTTTCGCTATCTCAACTCAGTCACATTTCGCCATCAGACCCTTGCAACTAAACCAGTTCAAGAACTCTTGTCCCCGTGCCTTCCTCGGCTCCTGTTTCAAACCCAGGCCTGACTCTTCTTACCTCCGTTCCAAGGAACTACCCAAACTGGGTTTAGTCCCTAGACACCGACAAAAGTTCCAG GTCGGAGTTGGGACTGGAGGAGAGTTAGCCGACAGTGGAGAAGTAGCTGATTCTGTTGCTTCTGATGCACCTGAGTCATTTTCTTGGTCTTCTGTGATACTCCC GTTTATATTCCCGGCTTTGGGAGGGCTATTGTTCGGGTATGATATTGGAGCAACCTCCGGTGCTACCCTCTCACTTCAG TCAGCTACGCTCAGTGGAACGACATGGTTTAACTTGTCACCTGTTCAGCTTGGACTTGTG GTTAGCGGATCCTTATATGGAGCCCTTCTTGGTTCAACTCTTGTCTATGGCATTGCTGATTTCCTTG GAAGAAGACGGGAACTTATTATAGCTGCTGGTCTCTATCTCCTTGGGTCTCTGATCACTGGCTGCGCCCCTGATCTTAATGTTCTCTTACTTGGAAGGCTTCTCTACGGCTTGGGTATTGGTTTG GCAATGCATGGGGCTCCACTCTATATAGCTGAGACATGCCCATCTCAAATCCGTGGAACTCTTATATCTCTCAAAGAACTCTTCATCGTATTAGGCATCCTG CTGGGTTTTTCTGTTGGAAGCTTTGAGATTGATGTGGTCGGAGGGTGGAGATACATGTACGGATTCGGTACCCCTGTTGCTTTGCTCATGGGACTAGGCATGTGGAGCCTCCCTCCGTCTCCTCGCTGGCTGCTTCTTAGAGCTGTTCAAGGCAAAGGCGCTCTACAAGAATACAAAGACAAAGCCATGGTTGCACTCAGCAAACTACGTGGAAGACCTCCGGGTGATAAACTGTCGGAGAAGCTGGTGGATGATGCGTTGTTATCTGTGAAAACGGCTTATGAAGATGAGGAGAAGTCTGGGGGGAACTTCTTGGAAGTGTTCCAAGGGCCTAACTTGAAAGCTCTGACTATTGGTGGTGGTTTAGTTCTTTTCCAGCAG ATAACTGGACAGCCAAGTGTTCTTTATTACGCGGGTTCGATTCTTCAGACTGCTGGATTCTCTGCTGCTGCTGATGCAACTAGAGTCTCTGTTATCATTGGtgtcttcaag TTACTGATGACATGGGTGGCTGTTGCTAAAGTTGATGATCTTGGAAGACGTCCCTTACTGATTGGAGGCGTCAGTGGCATT GCGATTTCTTTGTTTCTACTGTCAGCATACTACAAGTTTCTCGGTGGTTTTCCTCTTGTAGCAGTTGGTGCACTGCTTCTCTATGTTGGTTGCTACCAG ATCTCATTCGGACCAATCAGCTGGCTAATGGTGTCAGAGATATTCCCGCTTCGCACAAGAGGGAGAGGGATCAGTCTTGCAGTTCTTACAAACTTTGGATCCAATGCCATTGTCACCTTTGCGTTTTCACCCTTAAAG